In the genome of Noviherbaspirillum saxi, the window TTTTTGAACAAGCAGGTTCCCAGACCCGTCCAGCGTAAGCAGGCCGCCAAATACACGACGAGGGATGACGCTGCCGAGATTCTGTTCGACCCGGCTCGGTGCGACGGCCGCAGTGGGGTCGATCCGCACCCAGCCGCGTCCCTTGAGCCAGACCTCGGCCCATGCGTGCGCATCGGATTGCCTGACCGTCATGTAGCCATCCGCCGGATTGACTTCACCACCCTGGTAACCGGTCACCACACGCGCAGGGATGCCGACAGCGCGCATCAGCACGACGAAAGCGCCGGAATAGTGTTCGCAAAATCCTGCGCGCGTATCGAACAGGAATTCGTCGACAGCGTGGCGGCCAAGCGTCGGCGGCTCCAGCGTGTAACGAAAATTTTGCTCTCGAAAATCCTTGAGTACCGCATCGATCAGATCGACGTTGGTCTGGGCATTCCGGCTCAGGCGGCCGGCGTAGTCGAGCGTACGCGGATTGAATCCTGTCGGCAGAGCGAGCCATTGCTGCAGACTTGCGGGTGCTTCATTCGGCTGCAAGCGATAGTTGCGATGTGAGACGGCATCGTAGCGCAGGCGGTCGGTGATTGCGGTCGATGCGGATAGCTGCAACTCTTGCGATGCGTTTGCCGCATTGCCTTCCAACTGCGGAAGCTGACGCGGCACGTCCAGGGCAAACAGCCAGCGGCGGCCATGAGGTTCGAGTGTGACCTGGTAATGAAGCGGCTGATCCAGAAAGTCGACATGGATGGTGCTGCGCCGTGGCAGACTCTGCTTCAGTGCAGTCCAGGTTCTACCATCGAAGTCGCTCAACACGATGCCGCGCCAGTACAACTGCACCTTTTCCGGCACGGTGTCGGCAAACTTGACCCGGAATGCGACATCGTCGGAATTCACAAGTTTGGAAATATTCCCGGGTGCCATGGACTCGGACAAGCCGGTGCGACCGCTGCCCTGAGCATCGCCGGGCATGCCCCATAACGGCCCTTCAATGCGCGGAAACAGCAGGAACAGCACCAGTGTCAGCGGCGCGGCCAAGCCGAGTATCGTCGCGCCGACACGCAGCCGCTTACGCAGAGGAGGCACTACCCCGGTGTATTGGAAAGAGACTTGCGTAGTCAGTAACGCGATCACTGCCGTTACCGTGATCAGCGCGGTGCCGATCGACTGCGAATAGAAGAAACTCGACAGGATCAAAAAGAAGTTAAGGAACAGCACGACAAACAGATCGCGCTTGGCATGCATTTCCAGCAGCTTCAAGGTCAGCAACAGGGTGAGCATCGCCACCCCGGCATCGCGGCCAAAGAAGGTTTTGTGGGTCCAGTAGACGCCGGCCATTGCCAGCATCGCGACCGGCAGCAACAGCCAGCGCGGCGGCATGCGGTTGCCGCGGAATGTCACCCAGCCGCGCCATCCGAGTAAGAGCGCGCAACAAGCCATGATCCATGCAGGCAGATGACTGGCATGAGGCAGCAGCACCAAGGCGCAGGCACCGAGCAGGAGCAGCGTATCCGCTTTTTCGCGCGACATCGGCCGGGAGGTGCCCGCAGCAATGGAGCGGAAGATGGCAGTCGGGGTTTTCATGCATCCATCCGATACAGCGCGAGCGCGGTCAGGCAGGCTTCGCGGTGCGCCGGTCCCAGCGCTGCGGCGTAGCTGATCTCGTCGAGCCGGAACGCATAGGCCACGCCGCGTGCTTCTGCTTCGATGACCCAGCGGGTCATGCGCGACAGCTTTTCTTCGATATCGAGCGAGTGGGGCAGCAGCGTCAGATCGATCGCGATTTCAGCGGCAGCGCCACCTTCAAAATGCTTGGTGACGAGCGTGCCGCCATAGTCCACATCGACCCGTGCAATCTGCCGCCATGCCAGCCGTTTAAGCGAGTCGCCGGCTTGATAGCCGCGGATGCCGGCAAAATCGTCGTATCCGGCCGCGCCTTGTCCGTCGTTCTGTTCCGTGGGCGCAAGCGGGAGTTCGGGAGGATTTTCTTCGGGACGCGGATAAACCAATACCCGCGCATCCGGCTGCCAGTAACTCCATGCGCGCAGCAGCCCAAGCGGAAACCGGGTTTGCAGGCGCACCCGTGGCGCCTGCAGCCAGCCGCGCTGTTGTGCCGGCGTCGACAGCAGCACGTGCCGGGTGGCATTGGCCGCAACATCGGCCGCCTGGGCCAGATCGGGGCGATCGTTCGCGACAAAGTCCAGCCAGAGTGCATACCTGTCGTATCGGCGGCGGTTGATCAGGTGGAGTTCGAATTGTGCTTCTTCGCCGGCAAACACGGAAGACGCGCGTCCGGCGACGAGATGCAGGTGTGCCAGGTTGCGGAAAGTGAGATGCATGTCGATCAGCGCACAGCCGGCCAGCAGGAAGGTAAAGCCGAAGCCCAGACTCAGGTTGTAATTGATCGATCCGATGAATAGCGTCAGCAGCATCACGCAGAACAGGATGCCGGGATGCGTCGGCACGATAAAGACCCGGCGCTGGTGCAGAAATACTTCACCCGGCTCCGCACCGCGGCGCCGGTACAGCCATTTGCTCAGGTGCCCGCGTATGCTGTGCTCGAAGCGGGCGTAGAGGGAAAGTGGTTTGATCACACCGGTACGGATTTCATCAATTGCAGGACCAGGTCACGGCTGCCCAGAGCTGAACTTCCGGCTGACTTGAGCGGCCGCAGCCGGTGCGCGGCAATCGGGACCAGCACCGCCTGCACGTCTTCGGGAATGGCATGGTTGCGGCCTTCCATGGCAGCCCATGCACGCGCTGCCTGCAGCAGCGCGATCGATGCGCGCGGGCTCAGGCCTTCCGCAAACAAGCCGCCCTGGCGCGATGCCTGGGCAATGGCTTGAATATAGTCGACCAGGGCGGGCGAAACATGCACTTCGCGCAGCGCCGTCTGCGCGCTCATCAGTTCTTCCGGCTGCATGGCCACCGGTAGTGTCTTGAGCATGGCGCGGCGGTCCTCACCCATCAGCAGCGCGCGTTCTGCCGCGGCGTCGGGATAGCCGAGCGAAAGACACATCAGGAACCGGTCGAGCTGCGATTCGGGCAACTGAAAGGTGCCGATCTGATGCGCCGGGTTTTGGGTGGCAATCACGAAATAGGGGCGAGGCAGATCGCGCGTAATGCCGTCCGCGGTCACTTGCCGTTCTTCCATTGCTTCCAGCAGCGCTGACTGGGTCTTCGGCGTTGCCCGGTTGATTTCGTCGGCGAGCAGCACCTGGGTGAAGACCGGTCCCGGGTGGAAAATGAAGCCATTCTTTTCGCGATTGAAGATCGAGATGCCGACCACGTCCGCCGGCAACAGGTCGCTGGTAAATTGCAGTCGATTGAATTTCATGCCCAGCGAGATTGCCAGTGCGTGCGCCAGGGTGGTCTTGCCGACGCCGGGAACGTCTTCGATCAGCAAATGGCCCCCGGCCAACAGACAGACGAGAGATTGACGAATTTGTACATCCTTGCCGACGACGACCTGACTGACTTGTTTGGCAACGGCGTGAAGTTTCGCGAACATGGGCTTCCGTGATAAGGGTGACATAGCGTAGCGCCATATCAGAAACAGCATTCTTCCGGGCAGGTGCTTACGAAAACGCAATTACTGCCTGTCCGGTTTGTCAACAAAAGGACTGTGGTGGCGCGTTTTCTTCGTTACACTATCAATAGCGGTTTTCGCCGGTACGGTACTGCGATATCGACGGGACCAGCTCAAGATTCTATTCGAGAACTGCCGCATACGTTACCCTGCAGACATGACCACCGCGATTTATTCCCATCCTGATTGCAAGCGCCACGAAATGGGGGAGTGGCACCCCGAATCGCCCGCGCGCCTGCAGGCTATCGAAGACCAGCTCATCGCCAGCCGCATTGACTGCCTGCTGGATTACCGCGAAGCGCCCGTCGTCGATATTACCGATATCCGTCGTGTTCACAGCGAAGGCGCGGTTGCGCGGGTGCGCGAGCATGTGCAGGCGCTGGCCGCTTCGGGAGCCGATTATTACCCGCTCGATGCCGATACCATGGTCAACCGGCATAGCTGGAACGCTGCCTTGCGCGCTGCCGGTGCAGCAGTGGCGGCCACCGATGCGGTAATCGATGGCGAAATCGAGAATGCCTTTTGTGCAGTGCGTCCTCCGGGCCACCATGCGCGTCCGTCGGAAGCCATGGGTTTTTGCTTGTTTGGCAATGTCGCCATTGCCGCCAAGCATGCGATGGAAGTGCGCGGCCTGCAGCGGGTCGCGATTGTCGATTTCGACGTACACCACGGGAACGGGACTGAAGAAGCTTTTCTGACAGACCCGCGTGTACTGATGGTCAGTTTTTTTCAGCATCCTTTCTATCCTTATAGCGCGGTGCGCGATGATGTTCCCAACATGGTGAATTTGCCGGTGCCTGCCTATACCAAGGGCGATGAAGTCCGACGCCTGGTCCAGGAGCGGTGGCTGCCTGCCTTGCATGCTCACCGGCCGGAAATGATCTTCATTTCCGCGGGTTTCGACGCGCACCGCGAAGACGATCTCGGGCAGATGGGGCTGATCGAGGCCGACTATGCATGGATGACCCAACAAATCATGGAGGTCGCCCGTGAACATGCGAACGGACGCATCGTCAGCTGCCTCGAAGGCGGCTACAACTTGTCTGCGCTCGGCCGCAGCGTGGTCGCCCATGTAAAGGCGCTGGCTGCGATCGACTGATCCGTTCAGTGGGGAATACAGCCGCAGCGGTTAAAATAGCGGCTTACTTTCAGAACAGATTCCCGCATGTCCATACAATGGTTCCCCGGTCACATGAACGCCGCCCGCAAAAAGGCGGCCGAATCCATGGAAAAGACCGACCTCGTCATCGAGGTGCTGGACGCGCGCCTGCCCCAAGCCAGTTCCAATCCCATGATCGAACAGCTGCGCAAGGAAAGGCAGCGACCGTGTCTCAAGATACTCAACAAGGCTGATTTGGCCGATCCGGAAGCCACCAAAGCATGGATCGCGTATTACAGCGCACAGAAAGACGTGTTCGCGGTGGCGCTCAGTTGCAAGAAGCCGGCCGATGTGGCGAAGGTGCCCGGTCTAGCGTTGAAGGTCGCGCCGCATCGCGGAACCGCATTGAAGCCGTTGCGCATGATGATCATGGGCATTCCCAACGTCGGCAAATCGACGCTGATGAATGCCTTGCTGAAGAAGCGCGTTGCCGCCGTGGGGGACGAGCCTGCGGTGACCAAGACCCAGCAGCGCCTCTACCTCGGCAACAACATGGTGCTGATCGATACGCCAGGCATGTTGTGGCCCAAGATCGCGCATCCCACCGATGGCCTGATGCTGGCCGCCAGCCACGCGGTCGGCACCAATGCGGTGATCGAGGAAGAAGTCGCGACCTTTCTCGCCGATCAGCTGCTCGTATATTATCCGCGACTGGTATCGGCCCGTTATGGCTTTGCGACGGAAGGCATCGATGGCGTCAGCGTGATCGAAGGCATTGCCAAGCGCCGCGCGTTTCGTCTCAAGGGCGGGGATCCCGATTTCGAGAAGGCCGCGCATACCTTGCTGCAGGATTACCGCAGCGGCGCATTGGGGCGCATCAGCCTGGAAACCCCGGACAGCCGCGCGCACCTGCTGGCGACCTACAACCCGCCGCCGATGCTTGGCGAACGACAGCAACCCGATGTAGAGGACGACGATGAACGGTGATGCGCCTTATGTGCTGCAAGCGACGAATGCCGGTGTTCTGACACTGACGCTGAACCGCGGCGATAAATTCAATCCACTGTCGGAAGAAATGCTCGACGCCTTGCAGGCCGCGCTCGACGAAGCGAAGCGCGATGCCGAAGTGCGCGTCGTCGTTCTCGCTGCAGCGGGCAAGGCCTTCTGTGCCGGGCATGACTTGAAGCAGATGCGCGCGCAGCCATCCGAGGCGTATTACAAGCGCTTGTTCAATCAGTGCAGCAAGCTGATGCTGACCATTCAGCAGATGCCGCAGCCGGTGATCGCACGCGTGCAGGGCATCGCAACCGCAGCAGGCTGTCAGCTGGTAGCGATGTGCGATCTCGCGGTTGCCGCGAGCGATGCGCGCTTTGCAGTATCGGGTGTCAATTACGGCCTTTTCTGCGCCACGCCTTCGGTTGCCTTGTCGCGCAATGTCTCGCGCAAGCAGGCGATGGAAATGCTGCTGACCGGAGAATTCATCGATGCCCAGACCGCCCGCGAACGCGGACTGGTCAATCGCGTCGCGCCGGCCGAACAGCTCGATACGGAAATTGCTGCATTGTGCGCGAGCATACTTGCCAAGCCGGCGGTAGCGATTGCAATGGGCAAGCAACTGTTCTACAAGCAGATCGACATGGGGATCAGCGCCGCTTACCAGCTGGCCGGGCAAACCATGGCCTGCAATATGATGGATGAAGCGGCGCTGGAAGGCGTGCAAGCCTTCATTGAAAAACGTGAGCCGGGCTGGAAGAAATAGGCATTCAATACATACCCGGTTCACCCACCCACGAGAATAAGGCATGAAGGTATTTCTTGCATCGTCGGAACATATCGACTGGCATCATCCATCGATCAGGCTTAAGGCCGAGCAGCTTGCCGCCGATGCGCAGTCCGACCATGACATTGCCGAGCGCTGCTTCGAGTTTGTCCGTGATGGCATCAAGCACAGCTGGGATTACAGACTCAATCCGGTCACCTGTACCGCATCCGACGTGCTGATGCACGGAACCGGATATTGCTATGCCAAGAGCCATCTGCTGGCCGCTTTGTTGCGAGCAAATGGCATCCCGGCCGGACTGTGCTATCAACGCCTGACCATTGCCGACGACCGTCCTCCGTTCTGCCTGCATGGATTGAATGCGGTTTATCTGAAAGACTACGGCTGGTACCGTATCGATGCGCGGGGCAACAAGGCGGGCGTCAACGCCATGTTTTGTCCTCCCAAGGAACAACTGGCATTTCCGATACTGCACGAGGCGGAGCATGATTTGCCCGAAATCTGGCCCGAGCCGCTGCCGGTGGTCATACACGCATTGACTACCCATGCGACCGTGGAAGAGGTGATGACCAATCTTCCAGACGTCGAATTGTTCGCCCGCTGACCGTCATAGGGATTGTCGGATTATCGCGCAGGTATTTGTTGCCCGACACGTGTCGAACGCATAAGACAAAAGGCCCGCCAGACAATGTCTCGCGGGCCTTTCTTTAGCGTCTACAGGACTGCGAAAGGCATTGCTGCCCTTCGCCGGCCGGTAAAAATTACATCATGCCGTCCATGCCGCCCATACCGCCCATGCCACCCATACCGCCCATGCCTGCGCCGCCAGCCGGCTTGTCTTCAACCAGTTCGGACACGGTGCAGTCTGTGGTCAGCATCAGGCCTGCGATCGACGCTGCGTTTTGCAGTGCCGAACGAGTGACCTTGGCCGGATCCAGCACGCCCATTTCAACCATGTCGCCATAGGTGCCGTTGGCAGCGTTGTAACCGAAGTTACCCTTGCCTTCCAGAACCTTGTTGACAACGACCGAAGCTTCTTCACCGGCGTTGGACACGATCATGCGCAGCGGCTCTTCGATAGCGCGCAGAACGATCTTGATACCAGCTTCCTGATCGGCGTTGTCGCCTTTCACGGTGATGTTTGCACGAGCACGCAGCAGGGCAACGCCGCCGCCAGGAACGATGCCTTCTTCAACGGCGGCACGGGTTGCGTGCAATGCGTCTTCGACACGTGCCTTCTTCTCTTTCATTTCAACTTCGGTTGCAGCGCCAACCTTGATCACTGCAACGCCGCCTGCCAGCTTGGCAACGCGTTCTTGCAGCTTTTCACGGTCGTAGTCGGAAGTCGCTTCTTCGATCTGAACGCGGATCTGCTTGACGCGCGCTTCGATAGCGGGATGTTCACCGGCGCCGTCGATCAGCGTGGTGTTTTCCTTGCCGATTTCGATACGCTTGGCTTGGCCGAGATCGGTCAGCGTGGCTTTTTCCAGAGTCAGGCCGACTTCTTCAGCGATCACTTGTCCACCGGTCAGGATGGCGATGTCTTCCAACATGGCTTTGCGGCGGTCGCCGAAGCCAGGAGCCTTGACGGCGCAAGTCTTCAGGATGCCACGGATGTTGTTGACCACCAGAGTTGCCAGCGCTTCGCCTTCGATGTCTTCAGCGATGATCAGCAGCGGACGGCCAGCCTTGGCAACTTGCTCCAGTACCGGCAGCAGGTCACGGATGTTCGAGATTTTCTTGTCGAACAGCAGGATGAACGGGTTTTCCAGAACAGCGACTTGCTTTTCAGGATTGTTGATGAAGTACGGGGACAGGTAGCCGCGGTCGAACTGCATGCCTTCGACGATGTCGAGTTCGTCGTTCAGGGACTTGCCATCTTCAACGGTGATAACGCCTTCCTTGCCGACTTTTTCCATGGCTTCAGCGATACGGTCGCCGATGGATGCGTCGGAGTTGGCGGAAATGGCGCCAACCTGGGCGATTTCCTTGGAAGTGGTGCAGGGCTTGGCGATGTTCTTGAGCTGCTCGACGGTGGCAGTCACTGCCTTGTCGATGCCGCGCTTGAGGTCCATCGGGTTCATGCCGGCGGCGACATATTTCATGCCTTCGCGGACGATTGCCTGGGCCAGCACGGTAGCGGTAGTTGTACCGTCACCAGCGTTGTCAGATGTCTTGGAAGCGACTTCCTTGACCATCTGGGCGCCCATGTTCATGAGCTTGTCTTTCAGTTCGATCTCTTTCGCGACCGAAACGCCGTCCTTGGTGACGGTCGGGGCGCCGAAGGAGCGCTCCAGCACTACGTTACGGCCTTTCGGGCCGAGGGTGACTTTAACGGCGTTAGCAAGAATGTTGACGCCTTCAACCATCTTGGCACGGGCGGCATCGCCGAATACTACGTCTTTAGCTGCCATGTTCGATACTCCTTAATATGATTGTTTGGATATCTGTATTACTTCTGGACAACGGCCATGATGTCTTCTTCGCGCATCACCAGCAGTTCGTCGCCTTCGACTTTCACGGTTTGGCCGGAGTATTTGCCAAACAGGACTACGTCGCCGACTTTGACTTCCAGCGCGCGAACTTTGCCATCTTCGAGGATCTTGCCGTTGCCTACAGCGAGGATTTTGCCCTGATCCGGCTTCTCCGCAGCGGCTTCCGGGAGAACGATGCCGGACGCAGTCTTGGTTTCCTGGTCGAGGCGCTTGACGATGACGCGATCGTGCAATGGACGAAGGTTCATACAAACTCCTTAAAAATCAATAAGTTATAATTGTTTGCGGCTAGTGTGCTGCAAAGCGTATTTCACCGTGCAGCATGACCGCACTGGAAAAATTGGTAGGCTAGAGGAAATTGTTAGCACTCTCCCCTAACGAGTGCTAAGTATATGGGCGACAATTTGTTTTTTCAAGAGCGGCTGTTTTCATGTCATCTCAAACCGGCCGGGCGCTGGCGCAGAAATGCGAACAGGCAGGAATGAATTTTGGGAAAAAGATCGCATGGATGCGCGGCGGGCCCCATTTTAATGGCGGATAGGCGCCGGACTCGGAAGATCGTCGAATCTTTGATTTAAATAAATAACCGTTTCCTCAAAGGAAACTTTTATTCCAGCCTGTGGATGCGACCGATAAGTTATTAATCGCACATAAAACAAAAAGCCCTTTTGGAAGGGCCAAGGGCTTTTTCCCGATTCGCAAATCGCTTCGGTAGCTT includes:
- the groL gene encoding chaperonin GroEL (60 kDa chaperone family; promotes refolding of misfolded polypeptides especially under stressful conditions; forms two stacked rings of heptamers to form a barrel-shaped 14mer; ends can be capped by GroES; misfolded proteins enter the barrel where they are refolded when GroES binds), with amino-acid sequence MAAKDVVFGDAARAKMVEGVNILANAVKVTLGPKGRNVVLERSFGAPTVTKDGVSVAKEIELKDKLMNMGAQMVKEVASKTSDNAGDGTTTATVLAQAIVREGMKYVAAGMNPMDLKRGIDKAVTATVEQLKNIAKPCTTSKEIAQVGAISANSDASIGDRIAEAMEKVGKEGVITVEDGKSLNDELDIVEGMQFDRGYLSPYFINNPEKQVAVLENPFILLFDKKISNIRDLLPVLEQVAKAGRPLLIIAEDIEGEALATLVVNNIRGILKTCAVKAPGFGDRRKAMLEDIAILTGGQVIAEEVGLTLEKATLTDLGQAKRIEIGKENTTLIDGAGEHPAIEARVKQIRVQIEEATSDYDREKLQERVAKLAGGVAVIKVGAATEVEMKEKKARVEDALHATRAAVEEGIVPGGGVALLRARANITVKGDNADQEAGIKIVLRAIEEPLRMIVSNAGEEASVVVNKVLEGKGNFGYNAANGTYGDMVEMGVLDPAKVTRSALQNAASIAGLMLTTDCTVSELVEDKPAGGAGMGGMGGMGGMGGMDGMM
- the groES gene encoding co-chaperone GroES; protein product: MNLRPLHDRVIVKRLDQETKTASGIVLPEAAAEKPDQGKILAVGNGKILEDGKVRALEVKVGDVVLFGKYSGQTVKVEGDELLVMREEDIMAVVQK
- a CDS encoding transglutaminase-like domain-containing protein → MKVFLASSEHIDWHHPSIRLKAEQLAADAQSDHDIAERCFEFVRDGIKHSWDYRLNPVTCTASDVLMHGTGYCYAKSHLLAALLRANGIPAGLCYQRLTIADDRPPFCLHGLNAVYLKDYGWYRIDARGNKAGVNAMFCPPKEQLAFPILHEAEHDLPEIWPEPLPVVIHALTTHATVEEVMTNLPDVELFAR
- a CDS encoding histone deacetylase family protein, yielding MTTAIYSHPDCKRHEMGEWHPESPARLQAIEDQLIASRIDCLLDYREAPVVDITDIRRVHSEGAVARVREHVQALAASGADYYPLDADTMVNRHSWNAALRAAGAAVAATDAVIDGEIENAFCAVRPPGHHARPSEAMGFCLFGNVAIAAKHAMEVRGLQRVAIVDFDVHHGNGTEEAFLTDPRVLMVSFFQHPFYPYSAVRDDVPNMVNLPVPAYTKGDEVRRLVQERWLPALHAHRPEMIFISAGFDAHREDDLGQMGLIEADYAWMTQQIMEVAREHANGRIVSCLEGGYNLSALGRSVVAHVKALAAID
- the ylqF gene encoding ribosome biogenesis GTPase YlqF, coding for MSIQWFPGHMNAARKKAAESMEKTDLVIEVLDARLPQASSNPMIEQLRKERQRPCLKILNKADLADPEATKAWIAYYSAQKDVFAVALSCKKPADVAKVPGLALKVAPHRGTALKPLRMMIMGIPNVGKSTLMNALLKKRVAAVGDEPAVTKTQQRLYLGNNMVLIDTPGMLWPKIAHPTDGLMLAASHAVGTNAVIEEEVATFLADQLLVYYPRLVSARYGFATEGIDGVSVIEGIAKRRAFRLKGGDPDFEKAAHTLLQDYRSGALGRISLETPDSRAHLLATYNPPPMLGERQQPDVEDDDER
- a CDS encoding DUF58 domain-containing protein, yielding MIKPLSLYARFEHSIRGHLSKWLYRRRGAEPGEVFLHQRRVFIVPTHPGILFCVMLLTLFIGSINYNLSLGFGFTFLLAGCALIDMHLTFRNLAHLHLVAGRASSVFAGEEAQFELHLINRRRYDRYALWLDFVANDRPDLAQAADVAANATRHVLLSTPAQQRGWLQAPRVRLQTRFPLGLLRAWSYWQPDARVLVYPRPEENPPELPLAPTEQNDGQGAAGYDDFAGIRGYQAGDSLKRLAWRQIARVDVDYGGTLVTKHFEGGAAAEIAIDLTLLPHSLDIEEKLSRMTRWVIEAEARGVAYAFRLDEISYAAALGPAHREACLTALALYRMDA
- a CDS encoding transglutaminase TgpA family protein, whose translation is MKTPTAIFRSIAAGTSRPMSREKADTLLLLGACALVLLPHASHLPAWIMACCALLLGWRGWVTFRGNRMPPRWLLLPVAMLAMAGVYWTHKTFFGRDAGVAMLTLLLTLKLLEMHAKRDLFVVLFLNFFLILSSFFYSQSIGTALITVTAVIALLTTQVSFQYTGVVPPLRKRLRVGATILGLAAPLTLVLFLLFPRIEGPLWGMPGDAQGSGRTGLSESMAPGNISKLVNSDDVAFRVKFADTVPEKVQLYWRGIVLSDFDGRTWTALKQSLPRRSTIHVDFLDQPLHYQVTLEPHGRRWLFALDVPRQLPQLEGNAANASQELQLSASTAITDRLRYDAVSHRNYRLQPNEAPASLQQWLALPTGFNPRTLDYAGRLSRNAQTNVDLIDAVLKDFREQNFRYTLEPPTLGRHAVDEFLFDTRAGFCEHYSGAFVVLMRAVGIPARVVTGYQGGEVNPADGYMTVRQSDAHAWAEVWLKGRGWVRIDPTAAVAPSRVEQNLGSVIPRRVFGGLLTLDGSGNLLVQKWMSLRQNLDAMTNAWNQWVLNYTPQKQKRFFESIGFPDVDWRTMISVMVAFGIAAVAVVVLPLILQQQKRDPVDAIYQKFCKRMARKGLPREIHEGPRAYATRLTENASPLLPETKAALARFLELYETVRYGAPGSNMRPGHLSTLKSLLAECR
- a CDS encoding AAA family ATPase, with product MFAKLHAVAKQVSQVVVGKDVQIRQSLVCLLAGGHLLIEDVPGVGKTTLAHALAISLGMKFNRLQFTSDLLPADVVGISIFNREKNGFIFHPGPVFTQVLLADEINRATPKTQSALLEAMEERQVTADGITRDLPRPYFVIATQNPAHQIGTFQLPESQLDRFLMCLSLGYPDAAAERALLMGEDRRAMLKTLPVAMQPEELMSAQTALREVHVSPALVDYIQAIAQASRQGGLFAEGLSPRASIALLQAARAWAAMEGRNHAIPEDVQAVLVPIAAHRLRPLKSAGSSALGSRDLVLQLMKSVPV
- a CDS encoding enoyl-CoA hydratase, translating into MNGDAPYVLQATNAGVLTLTLNRGDKFNPLSEEMLDALQAALDEAKRDAEVRVVVLAAAGKAFCAGHDLKQMRAQPSEAYYKRLFNQCSKLMLTIQQMPQPVIARVQGIATAAGCQLVAMCDLAVAASDARFAVSGVNYGLFCATPSVALSRNVSRKQAMEMLLTGEFIDAQTARERGLVNRVAPAEQLDTEIAALCASILAKPAVAIAMGKQLFYKQIDMGISAAYQLAGQTMACNMMDEAALEGVQAFIEKREPGWKK